A genome region from Osmerus mordax isolate fOsmMor3 chromosome 27, fOsmMor3.pri, whole genome shotgun sequence includes the following:
- the fpgt gene encoding fucose-1-phosphate guanylyltransferase, which produces MNELKSQKLQNATKEKRRKFNALRGKEVQNGEFWDLVVITSMDEHQKAAYELQITGKLGRKELPLGTQYHVFSDPPGSKIGNGGSTLYSLMQLDEMYGKALGSFRVILIHAGGFSQRLPNASALGKIFTALPLGDPLYQMLELKLAMYVDFPSHMRPGVLVTCADDIELYSIAENENIKFDRPGFTALAHPSPLSIGTTHGVFVLQSNEESAISEMQNQSCLQFLHKPSIDKMRDSGAVCKSHSGCAFTRDSEFVYTDSTYYVDNATTMALLGLLREIGPLNCEIDAYGDFLQALGPDATIDYTNNTTNVTKWETSLVKIRQTIFHHLRGTPLNVILLNNSKFYHIGTTTEYLFHFTEDLSLRSELGLLSSAFSVYPYETFDRPTICCVMHSVLGPSCSVSPRSVVEYCRLEANVKVGEGSILSGCWVNSSLSIPEGVFMHSLCVNREGQKGFATVAFGIEDNLKQSVEAPSHIEKLSLFGVSLVKCLACWSLDNEVLHFSGSMSSCRLWNACLFPVCPDLRTSFNMTLEMVQALLGNSTIKLPSDTKLTSMEEALQCKNLEEMLSFREGLYEDIMQKKCN; this is translated from the exons ATGAATGAACTAAAGAGTCAAAAATTGCAAAATGCAACAAAAGAAAAACGGAGAAAATTCAATGCATTACGTG GGAAAGAAGTGCAAAATGGAGAATTTTGGGATCTGGTGGTGATAACGTCTATGGATGAGCATCAGAAAGCAGCATATGAGCTTCAGATAACTGGTAAACTTGGAAGAAAAGAGCTGCCACTTGGCACACAATATCACGTGTTCTCAGATCCTCCTGGATCTAAAATAG GAAATGGAGGTTCAACCCTGTACTCACTCATGCAGTTGGATGAGATGTATGGGAAGGCTCTTGGCAGCTTTAGGGTGATACTGATCCATGCTG GAGGTTTCAGCCAGCGTCTGCCCAATGCTAGTGCCCTGGGGAAGATCTTCACAGCACTGCCCCTGGGTGACCCACTGTACCAGATGCTAGAGCTCAAACTAGCCATGTATGTGGATTTCCCCTCACACATGAGGCCTGGTGTGTTGGTGACCTGTGCTGATGACATAGAGCTCTACAGCATAGCAGAGAACGAGAATATCAAGTTTGACAGGCCTGGCTTCACTGCTTTagcccatccctctcctctctccattggAACAACACATGGAGTGTTTGTTTTGCAGTCTAACGAGGAGTCTGCAATCTCTGAGATGCAAAACCAGTCCTGCCTCCAGTTTCTACACAAGCCCAGTATTGACAAGATGCGTGACAGTGGTGCTGTTTGCAAGAGTCACAGTGGCTGTGCATTTACAAGGGATTCTGAGTTTGTGTACACAGACAGTACATATTATGTAGACAATGCTACTACAATGGCCCTGCTTGGCTTACTGCGAGAGATAGGACCTTTAAACTGTGAGATAGATGCGTATGGGGACTTTCTTCAGGCTCTGGGCCCCGATGCTACCATTGACTATACCAACAATACCACCAACGTCACCAAATGGGAAACAAGCCTAGTCAAGATTCGCCAGACAATTTTCCACCATCTCAGGGGAACTCCACTCAATGTCATCCTCCTCAACAACTCCAAATTCTACCACATTGGCACCACCACCGAATACCTCTTTCACTTTACAGAGGACCTGAGCTTGAGAAGTGAGCTGGgccttctctcctctgccttcaGTGTTTATCCATATGAAACCTTTGATAGGCCCACAATCTGCTGTGTCATGCACAGCGTCTTAGGTCCCAGCTGCTCTGTGTCCCCGCGGTCCGTGGTAGAGTACTGTAGGCTTGAGGCCAATGTGAAGGTGGGTGAAGGCTCCATCCTCAGTGGCTGCTGGGTCAACTCAAGCCTGTCCATCCCCGAGGGGGTCTTCATGCACTCGCTGTGTGTGAACCGCGAAGGCCAGAAAGGCTTTGCTACAGTTGCCTTTGGTATTGAAGACAACCTCAAACAGAGCGTGGAAGCCCCTTCCCACATTGAGAAGCTGAGTCTGTTCGGGGTGAGTCTTGTGAAGTGTCTAGCCTGTTGGAGTCTGGATAATGAAGTCCTGCATTTCTCGGGTAGCATGTCAAGCTGTAGGCTATGGAACGCCTGTCTGTTCCCTGTGTGTCCAGACCTGCGTACTTCATTCAACATGACTCTGGAGATGGTGCAGGCACTGCTCGGGAACTCTACCATCAAGCTTCCCTCAGACACCAAACTGACATCCATGGAGGAGGCCCTTCAGTGTAAGAACCTGGAGGAGATGCTCTCCTTTAGAGAAGGACTGTACGAGGACATAATGCAGAAGAAATGTAACTGA